The following proteins are encoded in a genomic region of Plasmodium chabaudi chabaudi strain AS genome assembly, chromosome: 1:
- a CDS encoding JmjC domain-containing protein, putative, with protein MKENYVKNKMADYNNFHNYCKLMNKKIYRISRDEIETAKQFEKLIKKYNIKKVKKISLEKIKDKTCLLYNNEFYDNYYKKKEPIIIKNLKNKIGNCIKTFDSNNIIEHIGDTKVSIHVSTSKYLNSVNKNFHYSLSTLKNFIQLIHKEDQKKKKFSVNYHGNKNHITLTFKDETDKTSATPPKRDNPIKSYKNKNLSTTSITPNIREDNTNSPLTHAQNINNCKHQICNNSNDNNTNYYYYYRSLGVNQFKEVSDIKKMNKFIKDNFFLPPEIYPSYEKFEFFSSVLRIGQPNIFIWLHYDIPDNFLIQIKGRKKILLIHPKYIKYFNILNSSSSYNIFDILLKKKNRNKKEQIVKKIIIKHAYVADLYEGEILHIPSLWMHYVYNMPHHTHLKKKYKYNHRYLHVASGSKLLGHTNKRRRICSKKKNYIFLFYKNKKFINCSIKKQKRQNRASSFLRFLNGELKIKTKNIYLNKFKNKKGKNISLQYISNFLFSYNKKYDENNDEAHIFPSLDQSVDKNELIKHYSHLGNFEELLSQTFSIDNVSCVTSSNSRDIGNGQNSQAIYNADTKATNQNNNTLSNNIKQITDVKKTDLHTCKNTNLNISINYFFRKKKELHLFSKKDLYGNQDINTANLIFKKIENEIKPLMSMPSKYKNFYLQKIQGYLYSLLDTKYL; from the coding sequence atgaaggAAAATTATgtcaaaaacaaaatggctgattataataatttccaTAATTATTGCAAActaatgaataaaaaaatttacagGATTAGTCGAGATGAAATAGAAACAGCTAAgcaatttgaaaaattgataaaaaaatataatataaaaaaagtaaaaaagaTTTCtctagaaaaaataaaagataaaacaTGTCtactatataataatgaattctatgataattattataaaaaaaaagaaccaattattattaaaaacttaaaaaataaaataggaaattgtataaaaacttttgatagtaataatattattgagCATATAGGTGACACAAAAGTAAGTATTCATGTAAGCACctctaaatatttaaacagtgtaaacaaaaatttcCATTACAGTTTATCAACcctaaaaaattttattcaatTAATCCATAAAGAagatcaaaaaaaaaaaaaattttcagtTAATTAtcatggaaataaaaatcatataaCCCTAACATTCAAAGATGAAACAGACAAAACGTCTGCCACCCCTCCAAAACGAGATAATCctataaaaagttataaaaacaaaaatttatcTACTACTTCTATTACCCCTAATATAAGAGAAGATAATACAAATTCCCCTTTGACCCATgctcaaaatataaataattgtaaaCATCAAATATGCAATAATAGTAATGACAATAATACTAACtactactattattatagaTCTCTAGGAGTTAACCAATTTAAAGAGGTTTccgatattaaaaaaatgaataaatttatcaaagataatttttttttaccacCTGAAATTTACCCATCTTATGAAAAATTCGAATTCTTCTCTTCTGTTTTAAGAATAGGACAAcccaatatttttatatggcTACATTATGATATAcctgataattttttaattcaaataaaaggaagaaaaaaaattttattaatccatccaaaatacataaaatattttaacattttaaattcatcatcgtcttataatatatttgatatattattaaaaaaaaaaaacagaaataaaaaagagcaaattgttaaaaagataattataaaacatgCTTATGTAGCAGATCTATATGAAGGAGAAATTTTACACATCCCTTCTTTATGGATGCattatgtttataataTGCCTCACCATacacatttaaaaaagaaatataaatacaaccATCGATATTTACATGTTGCGTCAGGTAGCAAATTACTTGGCCATACTAATAAAAGAAGAAGAATATgtagcaaaaaaaaaaattatatatttcttttttacaaaaataaaaaatttataaattgttctataaaaaaacaaaaaagacaaaataGAGCATCATCATTCTTGCGTTTCCTAAATGGTGaactaaaaattaaaacaaaaaatatttatttaaacaaatttaaaaataaaaaaggaaaaaatatatctttgcaatatatttcaaatttcttattttcatataacaaaaaatatgatgaaaataatgatgagGCACATATTTTTCCAAGCTTAGATCAATCcgttgataaaaatgaattaataaaacattataGCCATTTGGGAAATTTTGAAGAACTTTTAAGCCAAACTTTTAGTATTGATAATGTAAGCTGTGTTACTAGTAGTAATAGTAGAGACATTGGAAATGGCCAAAATAGCCAAGCAATTTATAATGCCGATACTAAAGCCACCAACCAAAACAACAACACACTCTCAAATAATATCAAACAAATTACAGACGTCAAAAAAACTGACCTTCATACTTGTAAAAATAcgaatttaaatattagtattaattacttttttagaaaaaaaaaagaattacatttatttagCAAAAAAGATCTATATGGAAACCAAGATATTAATACAGCTAATCTAATATTTAAGAAAATAGAAAACGAAATAAAACCATTAATGTCAATGCCatctaaatataaaaatttttatcttcaaaaaatacaagGATATCTTTATTCGCTTCTTGACacgaaatatttataa